Below is a window of Bacillota bacterium DNA.
TGTCAGAAGACAGCGCCTTGCTTCCCGCGTCCAGCACGGCCCTATCATCAGCGGGTCTGCTGATTACTGTTGTGAGAATCGACAAGGCGCATTCCTCGAGCCTTACGAGCCCGAGGCCAACAAGAGAACCATCATTGAATACGTACGTGCCAGGCCGGATCTCGGTGACCCCTTTCACCCTCCCTGATATTTTGCATGTCGGGGTCGATCCCACACTGATCTCATTAACGAAAATCCCATGCGCCTTCATGAGTCTGGCGGTATCAACAAGGAGTCCGCCCTCAAGAGTCCCTATCTGCTGCAAATCGTCAGGAGTCAGAGCCTTTGAGCCGTGGCCTGCGTGGGTGAAAAGCCCTCTCAGTCTTATTCCTCTAAGATCTGAAATCCTTTCGGCAAGTCGAACCGCTGCATCCCCTGGAGTCACTCCACACCTCCCGAGTCCGGTGTCAACCTCAATCAAGACATCAACCACGCGCCCATGATCAATGGCCACCTCAGAGATAGCCTTTGCGCCCTCAATGGAATCAACACCCACCGCAATCGTAGCAAAACGCATGAGGCGCATCAGCCTTTCAAGCTTCTCCCGTCCTACAACAGTATAGGCCACAAAAATGTCGTCAATGCCTGAAGAGATCATCACTTCAGCTTCCGAAAGCTTGGCTACCGTAATTCCGCCAGCCCCCGCCTTCAGTTGTTCATGCGCTACGAAGGTAGATTTATGGGTCTTTGTATGAGGCCGCAATTTTATTCCATTAGCCCGCGCAAAGTCGGCCATACCCTTGATGTTTCGTTCCATCTGGTCTATATCAATCAAAACACTAGGCGTATCAAGATCATATTTCTTCATAAGCCCTGCCCTTTCCGCCTTTTCTGCCCAAGACCCATCTCAAACCCAGGCCCCTCCCAAATCTCGGCACGATCATGGATGCTAATCCCTTTCAAAGTCAGGCACGACCGTGGATCCTCATCCCCTCGGAATCAAACGTGACCTTAGACATTGGCGCTGCGTCGCTTTCTGAGGACCTTCGCGCCTCCTTCTGAGGATCCTTCCTGCCCTAGCTCCGGTATGCTCACCATGGCTATAGGTCAAAACCCCGGAGACAAGGACATGGCTGATTCCCTTGGCGAATTGGCGCGGCTCAGCATAGCCTGCAGTATCCCTTATCTCATCAGGGTCAAAGATAACAAGGTCTGCCCGCTTTCCGACCGCCACTTCGCCGATCCCATCCAGACCCATTATCGATGCCGGAAGCGATGTCATCCTCCTTACAGCTTCCTCCAATGATAAGATCTTTTTCTCCCTGACAAATTGAGATATAACCCTCGGGAAAGTCCCATAAACCCTGGGATGTGGCTTTCCGGAGGTATAGAGGCTATCGCTGCCGATAGCAGTATAGGGGCTCGCGATGATAGCAGACAGGTCATCCTCGCAAGCCTGATAAACGATTACGGTAGTTGCGCTCCCTTCCTCAACTATTATATCCATGAGATAATCCAGAGCAGGCTTCCCGCATTCCGCGGCCAGACTTGCTAGGTCGCGTCCTTCCATCCATTTTGATCTTGGAGACTCCACGAAGTTGATCACTAAATTCTCCAGCCCCACAGCGCCAAAGACATTATCCCAACCAGGGAGGCCATTCCGTATATTCTCCTTTATTCTCTCGCGATCAGCCGGATCCTGCAATCTCTTGCGGAGCGCCTCAAAACCTCCTTCTGCTGCCCATTGTGGCAAAAAGGAAACGAGCGCCGTATTGCCTGCCACGTATGGATATGCATCGCAGGTAACGCGAAGGCCCGATTCCCTCGCATCGTTCATCATCGCCAAGGTAGTCTTGCTTTTTCCCCAATTCTTCCTTCCAGATGCTTTATGATGGGATATATGCAAATACGCCCCGGCTTCCCGGGCCACATCGATAGCCTCTTGCACCGATTCTATGACCTTATCTGATTCGCTCCTTATGTGAGTAGCATACACCCTGCCCTGTTTGCCGACCTCTCGCGCTAATTCCACCAATTCTGAGAAAGGAGCGTAGCTTCCCGGAGAATAAAGAAGCCCGGTGGACAAACCCAGCGCTCCCTGGTCGAGCATCTCATTGAGCGCGTCCTTCATCGCCTGAAGTTCAAGGGGTGAAGGATCCCGGTTTGTCATGCCCATAGCAGCTGCCCGGAGGCAATTGTGACCTACCAGCGTTCCGATGTTTAGCGAAATCCCCTGTTCTTCAAGGATCCTGAAATAATCTGTAATACTCCAGGTTTCCCAGTCAAATCCACAATCACCGAGGATCGGCGCGCTTATCTCCCTAACGAGGCGCTGATTGTTCACCGGAAGCCCGTCAAAATGCCTTGACCATATCACAGAAAAACCGCAATTACCAACGATCTCCGTGGTGACCCCCTGGGTTATCTTCTCAGCGGCAAGTGGCTCTCTGATCCTCGCCAGATCAGAATGGGTATGGATATCGATGAAACCCGGGGCCACGCATAGCGAGTCAACTTCAATTACATGCTTCGCCCCTGGAGACATATCTTCGGGCCTTAGTTGGCCGATATTTACGATAAATCCGTCTTCTATCACAATATCGGCCCGGTAAGGGGGTCTTCCGGTCCCATCTACGATGATCCCGCCCTTTATGATACAATCCATGATTTCTTATCTGCCTTCCTCAATTTTCTATAGCGATGCTGCAAATACCAAGATCCTTTAGACCAATCAGGATGGCTCCAATGACTGGCTCATAAGTAGGTGGCACAAGGCACGCGGATGGTAACTCTGTTTTCAACCCATCTGACAGAGCAGCTACATAGGAAGGATTGTAATGGAAGACCCCGCCTGCGTAGCTTACCTTTATGCCGCCTTTCATGTCGAGGGAATTTGCCACCGCCTTGATTCCAAGCACCAGCGCCCTAGAACATTCCTTCATTATATCGCTGGCGACAACGTCGCCTGACGAGGCGGCCTCAAAAACATACCTGGCGATAGCAGCCACATCCTTTGGAGTGAGCGGTGGATGATAGACGGCTCGGACCAGCTCAGAAGGTGAATTTACTTTGAAATGGGCAGTAATGAGTTTTGTAAGCAAAGTCGAAGGCCCTCTGCCGTCCGCGGCAAGGGTTACAGCCTGGAGAGCCCGCCGTCCGAGGTCGTAGCCGCTACCTTCATCCCCCATCAGAGGACCCCAACCACCGGCCTGGGCGGATCTCCCCTCTTGATTCTGCCCGTATATGTTGGATCCGGTTCCCGCTATCACAATTATACCCACCATTTCAGGAATCGCCCCGGCAAGGGCAATAGCAGCATCTCCCACGAGGATAACCTTGCCTCCTTGCGCAACCCTGCTGATTTCATCGACAAGCAGCTCCTTTTCTGTGACACCTGAGATCCCCGCCATGCCTACGACTATCCGCTCAAGATCAAGGGAATCGATTTGGGCGGCATCTGCCGCCATCTTCAGAGCCTCTTTGATTGGCTTTGTAACCTCAGCAATCCCCACCTGAGAGACATTACCTCGGCCACCGTATCCCTCGCCTATGATCTTGCCATCAATGTCGCAAATGACACAGCGGGTCTTGGAGCCGCCGCAGTCAAATCCGGCTATATATCTCCTACTCATAAAGCAGATACTTCCCTCTCATTCTGATCGTACCACATGCGGCATTGCCAATTCTTCATCCGAGCTATCTTCAAATCGCATCCAATTCCAAACTCCTCATTGAACATCCCGGCAAGCTCGCCTATCGTGAAGCCATGCCTCGTGGCGATGGGGTGAAGGCCGACAAACGAGGCAGATCTCGGATCCGATACATTCCCCTCCACCTTGATGCCATTTATGGGATTGGGACGATCAAGAACGATGAACCCTTTGTCGCATTCAGCAGCATCCTGCGTTGCATGAGCCAGGGCGAACATGAACCGGATAATCTAGAGCAACCTGCGGATCCTGGCTTCTACGCCAGGTGGGAGGTCCTTTCTCCGCGCCGTCTTCCAACCGTCCTGAAACATCCCGGAAGATTGGTTTTCCGCGACTGCGCCGCTCAGGCTCTGATTTGCTTCACCTGGGACCTTGAGATATGCCCACCTCGGTCGCGTCCTCGGTATGTATGGCTCCCTTTCCAGGAGATCGTGCAAGATGATGAGGGCAGCATCCTTATCAGGTATCCTCCCGCGAGGGCTTGTATCAGGATCATACTGGCTGAATGGAACCTCAGGCGCGCCCACACATGAAGGGCAGCCATTTTCACACGTGCATTCGGTTATTACATCAAGACAGCTTGATATTATCTCTTCGATCATCGAAAAAGATCTCTCTGAAAATCCGACACCACCAGGGTAACGATCATACACAAATAGAGTCGGGAATCCCAGGTTCGAGGCATCTACGGCGGTTCCGATATCTCTTGGGTCGCACATCACAAAGAGAGGAATCACTTCATTAATGACATTCCCAACCCCTAGGAGCCCCTCCATAGGATCACGGCCCCATTCGCTGACATGCTTTGCCAGCTCGGGCGGAAGCGGCAGCCAGAATCCTGTGGTCTCCATAGTCTGCGGCGGCAGCGCGATCTTGCCGAAACCCAGGCTATCCCTGCTATAAAACTTGATCTTCTTGAACATATATACCATCGACATGACAGTGAGCTCTCCGAAAGAGAGGCGCACCTTGCGCCATACCTTGCTTTCCTCTTCTGAATCAACCTGGACCCTGCGCTCTGCCACAGATTGGGTGAAATAGTCGGCGTTAATGGGCTCAACATAAGCAACCCTTTGATTTATGTCCAGGTCCCGCACAAAATACGTCTCGCCGTCATGCATATAAATGGCCTGAGGGTGAATCTGCTCAAAGGCGCTCAGCTCGTCCATCGTCCCGATGACCTTGCCACCATCTACCCCAGCGCTGGAGTCAACGATGTTATAGGTATTGTCCGACATATTCCTGAGGCGAACCTGGTCTGCAGGGTAGCCCGTCTTCTTCCAGTACCATCTATCACCCACGCGGATTACTTCCCGGCGATCCTGCAGAATCTCAAGAATTGGCTGGGTATAATCGCCAAACAACTCGACATCCTCGGGCCCGATGGGAAGCTCAAAGGCGGCGCACCGGAGATGACGCGCGACCACATATGGATTGTGCGGATCGATAATGGCGCTTTCCACGGGCTTTCCAAAGAAATAGTCAGGATGATGCATGAGATACTGATCAATGGCCGAGTCATTGGCGATGAGAATAGCCAGGGCCTCCTCGCCGCTCCGGCCTGCGCGGCCTGCCTGCTGCCATGTGCTGGCGATAGTGCCTGGATATCCTACAATCAGCGCGGCATCCAGTCCTCCTATATCGACTCCTAGCTCCAGGGCGTTGGTCGATACCACGCCCAGGAGTTCACCGGAAAACAAAGCCTGCTCGATAGCCCTCCGTTCCTCAGGCAAATACCCGCCTCGATAGGGCTTTATACAATTCACCAGCGAAGGAGCGATGCGCTGGAGCCTGTCCTGGACATACCGGTAGATCAATTCCGCCACAACTCTTGCTTTTACAAAGCCAATGGCAGGAGTTCGCTGGCTGATAAGCTCAGCCAGGAGCCTCTCAGCCTCTGCATTGGAACTCTTGCGTTCAGCCTGCCCTTTCCCGACAAAGGGCGGATTCCAAAAGACGAATTTCTTTGGTCCTTTTGGCGAACCGTCATTGTCAATGACTGTCATCTTCCTGCCGGTGAGCTTTTCGGAAAACTCTCCAGGATTGGCGATCGTGGCGGAGCAGCATATAAACCTTGGATTTGCCCGGTAGTGTCTCAGGATCCTCGATAATCGCCGCAGCACATTGGCTACATTCGAACCGAACACCCCGCGGTACGAATGGATCTCATCTATTACAACGAATTCTAGATTCGCGAAAAAACTGCTCCATGATGGGTGGTGAGGCAAAATGCCTTGATGGAGCATATCGGGGTTCGTCAGGATCACATTACCCCGCTCGCGGAGCTTTTTCCTCGTAGCCGCGGGTGTATCGCCGTCATAGGCGCCTGCCACGATGGGAAGATCGGGGTCTATGTCTTTGAACCTTAAGATGCCACGCAACTGATCCTGGGCAAGGGCCTTAGTAGGGAAAACATATAAGGCGCGGGGGCCTGAAGAAGGGGTCGCCCCACTGGCATCACTCGCCTGGCAGAGCCTTTCAATGACAGGAATATTATAGCAGAGAGTCTTACCGCTTGCAGTAGAGGTAACAATGGTAACATCCTTCCCCGCCCTTATAGCGTCGATAGCAGAAACCTGATGAGAATATAGGTTCTCTATTCCCATTTCGCTCAGGATCTTCGAGAGGCGCGGGGACAAGGGCTCACTGAGAGTCCCATAAATCGGTGCCCTTGCAGGAATACTTTCTACATGTATGATTTGGTCCTGGTAATCCGGCCAGGCCTTAACCCTGCCGAGAAATGACTCAACTTTCAGGATGATTCCCCCAATCAGCCCCTCCGAACTCTCTATCGCTCCAGAATTAAATGGGGCCATTGCCATCTGAATCTGTTCGCTTCCCCAGATACTCAATTACGTACTTAGAAAACATTGTAAAATCAGATAACCGAGTCTGAAGGATCTCATAGAGTTCTTCTGGAGTAACTCTACTATAGTCATGAATCAGGCGGTTTCTGTAACCAGCCATTCCAGCTATCCTCCTAGCGAACTCGTCCGGCAATATACGCGCATCCCTCATCATATCGATAATTGAACGATAATCTGATGGTACGCCAGCCCCGGATTTAACCACCAGATGGCGGCCAAGATCGAATAGAGCCTCCAGAGCTCTGCGTAGACGATTCTCAGCAATATCAACAGCATCCTCGTTTCTGCAGAACTCATCGCGACCGAGTCCGGCCAGGAGTTCTAATCTCTTTACGCAATTGCTGATAATGCCCAGTCTTTGATCAATGAGGGCTAAGTTATACAAAGGAGGCCCCCTTTCTAAGCCTATCATATAATTCTTGCCTGGCCATCTCCAGGTGATATCTAAAATCCATGTAATCTCTAGAGGTGATACATTCAAAGTCCGTTAGCTGTTGGTAGTCCGAACAGTAAATAGTCTCTCCGGTGGAAATCACCTCAAAACGCACCGGTAAAGATGCGGAATCAAGAAACACGATGTCAACTTCAAGGGGGGCGAACAATTCTGCAAGCCTGGGGTAAAGATCCATATATAGATCGACATGGTTTTCCCCAGGTCTTACGAGAAGCGCCAGGTCTACATCACGGGCCTGCTCCTTCTTTTCCAGGAAAGAACCAAATAAATACGCCCCAATTATCTCTGGGAATTGCCTGAAAATCTTTTCAAGTTGTGAGGCGATATTGGCGTCAATCATTGAAATCTAGTCTCCCCCATCAACCGGATGCGCGACAAACACAGGCGTAGAGAAAGTCACTTTACGGCCGAAGAAATTCAAAATGACCTGCGCCAATATTGCAACATTCTTCGCCCCCTCATCACCCGGGGAAGGCGCAACTTGATGCGCGCATGGAGCCTTCTCATACGCTCCAACTTGGGTCCAGACGGCCTGCCGGAAATCTCTAGTGTCGGAAAAAGCCGCCCAGAACTGCACCTCATCTACAGCCGTCCCGGGAGAAACATCTACATGCAGTTCCGCGGCGCCATCCGGCCTGGACGAAAATTGCCAGTTGATGTTGGGGAGGCGAATGAGGCCGCTTACATGTAAATAGAAGGCCCCCATGGTGGTAAGAAGATCATCATAATCACCGAGCCCATGACCGGCATTCGGCAGGAACAACTGATAAGTAGGCCCTGGCAAGTCCTTCAGGTATACATTGAGGGCATCCACCGGCCAGTAAGAATCGTTGGTCCCCACAACAATCAGTTTGGGAATGTCCAGCTGGTCGCGGAAAGAATAAGGATCCACGATGGCCATCAGCAACTGTCCTTCCTCGCCCCCGGCCAGGTCAGTCAAACCCAATCTTGTATAATCATTGATCGAGGCACTGTAGGTCCCAAACTGCTCCAGCTGCAATTTCATCTGTTCCGCAAGGTTGAGATTGTTGTAAGACATGGGGATGATCCCTTTGACACGCGGATCTACCGCGCCCGTCAGCCATGAGGTCCACCCGCGTTTCGATGCGCCGGTCACAATAAACGAATCAATCTCCAAGCCCAGATCCTGCTTTGCAAACGCCTGGATGGCATCCATCGCCCGCACTGCGGATTTGACCATCGGCAACAATGCCGGCCATGTAGAATCCCCTGTCTCCAGAAATTGAACAAAAGTATGGGCGATCAGGGCATCCTCTGTCAGTCCCCCGAAAAGAGGTTGATTCGGAACATTATTCAGGATAGCCACCGGGGCCTGAATGACATCAGACACAGTCAATGCCAGCGGGATGATTTCATTCTGGCCTGTAGAAAGGTCGTCACTGCCGGTTATATAAACCATGGCCAGGTGAGGATTGAGTAAGGTTTTTGGAACGTAAAATCCCACCTGATGCGTCCAGACTATGTCGTGCCAGGACTGGGACGTAAGGGAAAGTAGATAAAACTTGCCTTGAGTGTCTACAGGGATTTCGTCTATCTTCTGCCAGGCGAAGGTAGGATCCCCATTTTGCAGGTAGTCTTGTAGACTGTTATGTAGCTTTTCTAGATCGACGGCTGTCGCAGCGGGCTGATCTTGAGAAGAATTGGATCCTTCCGTTCCGGAGATCGCCCCCGTAGTTCCGGCGGCCAGAGCGGGCGCCCCAGTCGAAAATAGCGGGAACGCGATGGCAATCAGGATCAGAATGAAAATGGGATCCATCAACATCAACCGGCGGCGTTCCAACATAGAACCAGTCCCCCTTAGATTGAAAAATTTACAGCTCATTTTGATCCCGTGCCGAACATAGCGTCCCTGCGGACCCCAACGTAAAACGACAAAATCCCAATGAAATGATACCACATTTTGCAAGAAAAACCAATATCGAAGACTTGACCCATACGCTCAGCTGATGCCGTGAAGCAGGGGGAGATATGGGCGCATAAGTGAATAAACCGGCTTATGGCAATATTTTGAACCCCATCCCCACCCACGTAAAACGCTTGTCATCTGTGAGGACTTGTTCTATCTGCCGTTCCTGCATCACAATCATGGTGGTAAAATCAGTAAACGAGATCTGGGGCTTGTCCTTGAACCGCAGGCGTAATTCCCAGGCTTTCGCAAACTGCTCCGGAGAAATCCTCTCAATGACGAGGAAGCCTTGAGCCGCAGCGGATAATATTCTCTCAACGAAGCGGAACGCCTCGTCCGGAATCTCGCGCCGGAAAAGGAGTGTGATCAATTCGTCAATAACGTAATCGCTGGTATAGACTAAAGCGCCCGCCGTCCGGAGAGACTTGTAAAGACTGCTCACCAATTGGTGATGTGGATCCTTTCGATGCCCTAAAACAATCCAACCCCAGGTGTCTATAAATATGGATTTGGGAGTCATGTGGTATCCCCTTCATAAATCTCTTCCTCAATCTTCTCAGCTGTAACAGATTCCCCAGAGAGACATCCTATGACTTCCAACAAGGGGTCCTCTTGATGTGGTATGCTTCCTTTTTTCCCGGCGGGTTTCGCCACGCAAGTCTGCTTCGTCCCATATAGAGGCCTTGCCTCTTCAATAAAGCCTTGGAGATCATGAGCCTTTATCCGAGAAACCCCCTCTGCCAGCTTGTAAATAGGTAGCCGTCCCTGTTTGGCCCACCTGTAGATAGTAGGCCGCGCCACGCCCAAATAATCTGCCGCTTCCTGTATAGTAAGCCATTCGCGCTCCATGAATATTCCTCTCCTCGCCGTAGGGAAAATGACCCCCTTCTTAGATTTCTTGTCATATCTGTACATAGTGTAACATAGTGTCATGCTTATTGTCAAGACTCAAATCAGAAAGCTACGTGGCCCCATCAAGGTTTCTTCGCAGCACTGTCTGATACTATAGCCTGACTGATCAAACCATATGAAGCTCCACCTGGAATGGACCCATGGTTGCCTGCCCAGAGCCTTGGCAGCCTTCTCTAAACCCTATCTATCGATGCAAGTCGCCCGGCACATCGTCATCAGCCAATTCGTTGTAAATCTCCCATTATTCCCACGTCTACCATGGGCGGTTGCTCAGGAAGGTGAGTTCAACCGGTACCCTACACCCGGCTCTGTAACTATATACTTTGGTCGCGCTGGATCGGGCTCGATCTTGCGGCGCAGTTGGCCGATGTATACGCGAAGGTAGTGGGTCTCCATTTCGTATTCTGGACCCCACACGAGGCGAAGGAGTTGCCTGTGGGTGATGACGCGCCCGGCATAACTGGCAAGCGTCTTGAGGATATCATATTCGATGGGGGTAAGCTTCACTTCCTGACCTTTCATCGTCACCAAACGCTTAGAAAGATCAATAGTCAAATCTCCAACCGATATTATGGGCTCATCCTCGGGTTTTGCCACATGACGCATTGCCACTCGGATTCGCGCTAGAAGCTCCCCCATGCCGAAAGGCTTAGTGATGTAATCATCTGCGCCAGCATCGAGGGCGTTGATTTTATCCTCTTCACGCCCGCGTACGGAAAGGATCAAAATAGGGATCTGTGACCATTCTCGCACCCGTTTGATAACCTCAAGACCTTCCATGTCAGGAAGGCCGAGGTCCAAAACCACCAGGTCCGGATGAGCCGTAGCCGCTCGCGCTATTGCATCCTGCCCACAATTTGCTTCTTCGACTTGGTAGCCATGGGCGGTCAAGGCCACGTTCAAGAGCCGACGGATCTGGGCCTCATCGTCTACCACGAGAATTTTTGCACCTTTACCTTTAGATTCCATGTTCGCTGACCTTCTTATCTCATTCCCTTGATTTCTCCCAGGATCGCCCCCGGAGTCTCACCTTCGACCTGAGTCGGTTTCATCGGACCGACTGCGTGGTCTTATTCTCCACCTGCACCGGTTCCGGTGTCTTATCTCCAAGCGGCAGAGTAAATGTGACCTTTGTGCCGCCTCCTTCTCGATTCTCGGCCCATATCCTACCACCATGAGCATGCACGATCCCCTTGCAGATAGAGAGTCCGAGCCCTGTGCCGCCCCCGTGCCCCGGACGCTTCACCCGGTAGAATTTGTCGAATATCCTCTCCAAATCCTCCTTCGGAATCCCGACCCCGCGGTCCAAAATAGCCATTTCTATAGCCTTGTCTTCTTTTCTGACCACAATATCTATGTCTGAACCGGGCGGCGAATACCTCACGGCATTATCCAAAAGATTCACCAGCGCCTGCTCTATGAGAACAAAGTCTATATAGATTAGCGGAAGATCATGTGGAATATCGAGATTGACAGAGCGACCCTCTAAACGATTCCCCAGGCGAGCCAGCGCTGCCCCAATGACGTCTTCCACATCGCACCAGTCACGAGCAAGATGGAGCACACCTGTTTCGAGCCTGGCCATATCCAGCAAGTTTCCTACCAGGCGATTCATATGTTCTGCCTCATCCCGGATGGTTTCAAGGAAGCTCCGGCGGACTTCCTTTGCGTATAGATCACCATCCTCCAGGAGGCTGGTTACAGCGCCGATGATTGAGGCAAGCGGCGTCCTGAGATCATGAGACACAGAATCAAGGAGCGCCATGCGAAGCTGTTCTGTTGCGGTGAGGATTTCGGCCTTTTTCGCTTCTTCTGTCAACCTTATACGCTCTATAGCAACAGCTGCAAGCCCTGCGAAGGCCTCCAGCATGCGCCGCTCATCCGGTGACAAATACCTCCTGTCATCATTACGCCGTAGTCCGAGAACCCCCACGACTCCCCGGGCGGTATGGAGGGGGACATAGATGGCCGAAGCCTCGGCCAGCGTCTCAGTACCACGTCCCGCAATCTCACCATGATGAAAAACCCATGTGGCAGTAGCTCGTTCTTTTTCATCGAACTTGTGGGGCTCAGGCTCTGTCTTGGCTTCAGTCGCCTGAGATGGAGGTTGAGGGCAAGATACAAGTGAGCGAATGGCAAGTTCGCCATTATCATCTGGAAGTATGACCATGGCATCACCAGTAAAGATGTCGCAAGCTTCCTTTGCAACAAGATTCACAAGCTGGTCTGCGTCAGACGTCGCTGCAATTTCGCGGCTCAGGCGGTATAGGGCAGCTGTCTTGGCCTCACGAAGCCGGGCAGCCCGGGCTTCGTAGTGAAGCCGGGATGCAAAAGAGCTTATGATAATAGCAACAATGAGGAATATCAATAATGTAAAGACATGGCGCACGTTCGCCACCGTAAACGTGAAAATCGGTTGAGTGAAAAAGAAATCGAGGGCAAGGAGGCCAAGCACCGCGGCAAAAATGGCCGATCCAAGCCCAAGGCGAGAAGCGGCTACAAGAACGGGCAAGAGGTAGATCAAATTAAGATCCACGGTAGTCAGGGCTGGCCGGAATAACAGCGTAAATGCCGTGACAACCGCCACTGCGAGAAATGCCTGCACATATAACAGTAGAGGAAGTCCAGGCCACGCTGTTCGAGGGACTCGCCGCCATCTAGTATCATCCTTTTCCGGCTCCCCTGGTATCACGTGTATGCTGATTCCCCGGCTCAGCCTCATTATCCTGTCCACGAGCGAACCTCGCACCAGGTCCACCAGCATGGGCTTGAGGGGTTTTCCAATTATCATCTGCGTGACATTTCTGGAGCGGGCAAATTGGGCCAACACCTGCGCCACATCGTTGCCTGTGAGGGTAACGACCTCCGCGCCAAGCTGCTCCGCTAACCGCAGATTACGAGCAAGGCGATCGCGTTCACGCTCACTCAAATCTCCACGGCCAGTCTGCTCCACATGCACGGCGATCCAATCTGCCCGCAGCCGGACAGCCATCCGGTACGCCACACGGATCAGATTGGCTGAAAATGGGCTGGGGCTAACGCATACCAGCACCCTTTCGTCTACCGGCCAAGGCCCCTTGATTTCGTGAGCCTTCATGTATCGCTCCAATTGCCGGTCTACCCGTTCAGCCGTATGCCGGAGCGCCAGTTCCCGCAGCGCATTGATATTCCCCGGGCGGAAAAAGTGTCTGAGCGCCCGTTCCGCCTGCTCAGGCACATATACCTTGCCTTCTTTGAGCCTCTGGATCAGATCCTCAGGAGAAAGGTCGATGAGCCTGATTTCGTCGGCTCGTTCGAGGACACCGTCCGGGATTGTCTCCTTCACAGTGATGCCGGTGATCTGCGCGATTACATCGTTGAGGCTCTCGAGATGCTGGATGTTCAGAGTGGTGAATACATCTATACCTGCATCCAGGAGTTCCTCCACATCCTGGTAACGCTTTGCATGCCGGGAACCAGGGGCATTGGTGTGCGCCAGTTCATCCACCAACGCCAGCTGGGGGCGGCGACGCAGAATGGCATCGAGGTCCATCTCCTGGATGACCTTCCCTTTATAAGAAACCTCCCTGGGCGGAATGATCTCAAGCCCCTTGAGCAGGGCCTCCGTCTCCTGCCGCTTGTGCGTTTCGACCCAACCGACCACCACGTCTACCCCGTCAGCTTCGAGCCGCTCATGGGCAGCTTCCAGCATGGCATAGGTTTTCCCCACCCCTGCGGCTGGGCCCAGGAAAACGACCAGTTTTCCCCTGTTTTCGTCTTTTATTCGTTCCAGCAACTGATCTGGATCTGGACGTTTCTCCTCTTCTGTGGGCATTTCCTCAATCTCCCTCAAATCAAGGCCTTTCCCGATAAGCTATCCGGGCGCTTGGACGTGCCACGAAGGCCTACCCCATCTTCAAGGTAATTCACTATTTTAGTAGAGTCTGTCACGTCAACAGATGCCTTCAAGAACCCCCTTTATTTGATTTCGTCGAGAGCCAGATTCAACTTCAGGACATTCACCCTCGGTTCGCCTAGAATCCCAAACTGTCTTCCTTCTATATGCTTCT
It encodes the following:
- a CDS encoding DUF1343 domain-containing protein, with amino-acid sequence MFALAHATQDAAECDKGFIVLDRPNPINGIKVEGNVSDPRSASFVGLHPIATRHGFTIGELAGMFNEEFGIGCDLKIARMKNWQCRMWYDQNEREVSAL
- a CDS encoding alanine racemase, whose translation is MKKYDLDTPSVLIDIDQMERNIKGMADFARANGIKLRPHTKTHKSTFVAHEQLKAGAGGITVAKLSEAEVMISSGIDDIFVAYTVVGREKLERLMRLMRFATIAVGVDSIEGAKAISEVAIDHGRVVDVLIEVDTGLGRCGVTPGDAAVRLAERISDLRGIRLRGLFTHAGHGSKALTPDDLQQIGTLEGGLLVDTARLMKAHGIFVNEISVGSTPTCKISGRVKGVTEIRPGTYVFNDGSLVGLGLVRLEECALSILTTVISRPADDRAVLDAGSKALSSDKEPIPRIGGHGIIKESPHSQIERLYEEHGVVKIQGDGDVFKIGRKVEVVPMHVCPVVNLADYAYLVSGEDVVGKIAIDARGRAQ
- a CDS encoding D-aminoacylase encodes the protein MDCIIKGGIIVDGTGRPPYRADIVIEDGFIVNIGQLRPEDMSPGAKHVIEVDSLCVAPGFIDIHTHSDLARIREPLAAEKITQGVTTEIVGNCGFSVIWSRHFDGLPVNNQRLVREISAPILGDCGFDWETWSITDYFRILEEQGISLNIGTLVGHNCLRAAAMGMTNRDPSPLELQAMKDALNEMLDQGALGLSTGLLYSPGSYAPFSELVELAREVGKQGRVYATHIRSESDKVIESVQEAIDVAREAGAYLHISHHKASGRKNWGKSKTTLAMMNDARESGLRVTCDAYPYVAGNTALVSFLPQWAAEGGFEALRKRLQDPADRERIKENIRNGLPGWDNVFGAVGLENLVINFVESPRSKWMEGRDLASLAAECGKPALDYLMDIIVEEGSATTVIVYQACEDDLSAIIASPYTAIGSDSLYTSGKPHPRVYGTFPRVISQFVREKKILSLEEAVRRMTSLPASIMGLDGIGEVAVGKRADLVIFDPDEIRDTAGYAEPRQFAKGISHVLVSGVLTYSHGEHTGARAGRILRRRREGPQKATQRQCLRSRLIPRG
- a CDS encoding DUF86 domain-containing protein, producing MYNLALIDQRLGIISNCVKRLELLAGLGRDEFCRNEDAVDIAENRLRRALEALFDLGRHLVVKSGAGVPSDYRSIIDMMRDARILPDEFARRIAGMAGYRNRLIHDYSRVTPEELYEILQTRLSDFTMFSKYVIEYLGKRTDSDGNGPI
- a CDS encoding DEAD/DEAH box helicase gives rise to the protein MAPFNSGAIESSEGLIGGIILKVESFLGRVKAWPDYQDQIIHVESIPARAPIYGTLSEPLSPRLSKILSEMGIENLYSHQVSAIDAIRAGKDVTIVTSTASGKTLCYNIPVIERLCQASDASGATPSSGPRALYVFPTKALAQDQLRGILRFKDIDPDLPIVAGAYDGDTPAATRKKLRERGNVILTNPDMLHQGILPHHPSWSSFFANLEFVVIDEIHSYRGVFGSNVANVLRRLSRILRHYRANPRFICCSATIANPGEFSEKLTGRKMTVIDNDGSPKGPKKFVFWNPPFVGKGQAERKSSNAEAERLLAELISQRTPAIGFVKARVVAELIYRYVQDRLQRIAPSLVNCIKPYRGGYLPEERRAIEQALFSGELLGVVSTNALELGVDIGGLDAALIVGYPGTIASTWQQAGRAGRSGEEALAILIANDSAIDQYLMHHPDYFFGKPVESAIIDPHNPYVVARHLRCAAFELPIGPEDVELFGDYTQPILEILQDRREVIRVGDRWYWKKTGYPADQVRLRNMSDNTYNIVDSSAGVDGGKVIGTMDELSAFEQIHPQAIYMHDGETYFVRDLDINQRVAYVEPINADYFTQSVAERRVQVDSEEESKVWRKVRLSFGELTVMSMVYMFKKIKFYSRDSLGFGKIALPPQTMETTGFWLPLPPELAKHVSEWGRDPMEGLLGVGNVINEVIPLFVMCDPRDIGTAVDASNLGFPTLFVYDRYPGGVGFSERSFSMIEEIISSCLDVITECTCENGCPSCVGAPEVPFSQYDPDTSPRGRIPDKDAALIILHDLLEREPYIPRTRPRWAYLKVPGEANQSLSGAVAENQSSGMFQDGWKTARRKDLPPGVEARIRRLL